A window from Thermoplasma sp. Kam2015 encodes these proteins:
- a CDS encoding beta-CASP ribonuclease aCPSF1: MGFHDYIEETRQIFDRLYPDNKITEIDYEGPTIVVYTKDPELFAKRDDLARQIAQEIRRRIAIRPDPSILLPEDQARDSIEKIIPKEAGLEDIYFEPDTGEVVIELDEPSIITARGTDYVQEIKSRTQWSPRIVRAPPMYSRTVKEVREFMREVKQERREFLHNLGVKLSGPPMVGETWVRLTALGGHSEVGRSATLVSTKNSKVLIDCGMMNVGPDADPWDAAPYLYVPEVQPLSSIDAVILTHAHLDHSGLLPLLFKYGYDGPVYMTQPTRDLAALLQNDYIKVARMEGGKVPYESKFIREELKHTITLRYGETTDITRDMRLTFYNAGHILGSASVHLHIGDGLYNVVLSGDVKFEKTWLFNPANNKFPRAETFMTESTYGGRDDYSFTREEATQTLIDVINRTRDRGGSVLIPVFAVGRSQEVMIVLEDAMRNGKIPQMDVYLDGMIMEATAIHAAYPEYLNKELREAIMVRKENPFLSPIFKKVETKEQREDIAENPESKIVLATSGMMNGGPVMEYFKAWSSNPKHTLVFVGYQADGTLGKKIQSGASEVTLSDEGRNVTYPIKMDVETAEGFSGHSTKKQLLAYIATMQPKPKRILVNHGDNGKTAEFARLVRQRFNIEAYALKNLETIRLL, encoded by the coding sequence AGATCAGACGCAGAATAGCTATAAGACCGGATCCATCGATACTCTTACCCGAGGATCAGGCGCGGGACTCGATAGAAAAGATAATTCCGAAAGAAGCTGGTCTCGAAGATATATACTTTGAGCCAGATACAGGGGAAGTTGTTATAGAACTTGATGAACCCTCTATAATCACCGCGCGTGGAACTGATTACGTCCAGGAGATAAAGAGCAGGACGCAATGGTCTCCCAGAATTGTCCGCGCACCGCCCATGTATTCCAGAACAGTCAAGGAGGTCAGGGAGTTTATGCGCGAGGTGAAGCAGGAACGAAGAGAATTCCTGCATAATCTCGGCGTTAAACTGTCCGGACCACCGATGGTTGGCGAGACATGGGTCAGATTGACTGCCCTTGGTGGCCATTCTGAGGTGGGTAGAAGTGCCACTCTGGTATCCACAAAGAATTCAAAGGTGCTCATAGACTGCGGTATGATGAACGTCGGCCCAGACGCAGATCCATGGGACGCTGCACCATATCTCTATGTTCCTGAGGTACAGCCACTCAGTTCCATCGACGCAGTGATACTCACGCATGCGCATCTTGACCATTCTGGTCTGCTACCCCTGCTTTTCAAATATGGATATGACGGGCCAGTTTACATGACCCAGCCGACAAGGGATCTTGCCGCCCTACTTCAGAATGATTACATCAAGGTGGCGAGGATGGAAGGTGGTAAGGTTCCATACGAATCGAAATTCATACGTGAGGAACTGAAGCATACGATAACGCTTAGGTACGGTGAAACAACCGATATAACCAGAGATATGAGGCTTACATTCTACAACGCTGGTCACATTCTTGGATCGGCCTCGGTGCACCTTCATATTGGTGATGGTCTTTACAACGTTGTGTTATCTGGCGATGTGAAATTCGAAAAGACATGGCTTTTCAACCCAGCAAACAACAAATTTCCAAGGGCAGAGACATTTATGACCGAATCTACCTATGGTGGAAGGGATGACTATTCGTTCACCAGGGAAGAGGCAACGCAGACCCTTATCGATGTGATAAATAGAACGCGTGATCGAGGAGGATCTGTACTCATACCAGTTTTCGCAGTGGGCCGCAGTCAGGAGGTCATGATAGTGCTTGAAGATGCTATGCGCAACGGCAAGATACCACAGATGGATGTGTATCTCGATGGTATGATAATGGAGGCCACCGCAATTCACGCTGCATATCCAGAGTATCTAAACAAGGAGCTACGTGAAGCCATAATGGTGAGAAAAGAGAATCCATTTTTAAGCCCAATATTCAAAAAGGTGGAAACGAAGGAGCAGAGGGAAGACATAGCCGAGAATCCCGAGAGCAAGATCGTTCTGGCCACGTCCGGAATGATGAATGGAGGCCCGGTTATGGAGTATTTCAAGGCATGGTCTTCAAACCCTAAGCACACTCTCGTCTTCGTCGGTTATCAGGCCGATGGTACCCTTGGAAAGAAGATACAGAGCGGCGCTTCAGAGGTAACTCTGTCTGACGAAGGTAGAAACGTCACATATCCCATAAAGATGGACGTTGAGACCGCAGAGGGCTTCTCTGGGCATTCTACAAAAAAGCAACTTCTGGCCTACATTGCCACAATGCAACCAAAACCAAAAAGGATCCTGGTTAATCATGGGGATAACGGAAAAACTGCCGAATTCGCCCGCCTTGTCAGGCAGAGATTTAACATAGAAGCTTATGCACTTAAAAATTTAGAGACCATAAGACTTTTGTAA
- a CDS encoding APC family permease, whose amino-acid sequence MENKDGEIKLNKALTFPQMLVIGLIAAVGTGALFAPVAMVSAAGPSAVIGWVIGAIMYAFVSLTFVELSKTYPEAGGPSRYSLYTHGRFTNALNAFASLIWYIFIPPIEALATVEGLQYLYPHFISSTGAPTLLGAGLGVVILLLFLPLNYFGVRAFGRYSFYIGIIKLLAYLLAAFGMAFVFFRFQNFYAYKGGFAPFGFSGILFAIPFAMFAFGGIRVVPDYSEETTETKEKRFLGRTIIYTVLGQSLIYILFSIVFIAGVKWSAIGGGISPGSWGVLDTVITENPFVYLASTFHSYPVLIIVLIVSILGPFVTGYVYVGGGARVLLATARSKIMSSSMKKLSETYAVPYWAIIAFVVVGAIVAFISAPVPGIYALLTDAVVAGYLGFAVTPVSMIVSRRQSMTKESDRIPGGPAIAVIAFVSSSLIAFWSGWPSVPYALLILTITMVVFGAVFKIKEHFVNSLWYILYMVFILVMSYIGSDGALNIISFITSTIIVVLVSAIVFFPWGIISGLKEAYVPEGQILPELD is encoded by the coding sequence ATGGAAAACAAGGATGGCGAAATAAAGCTAAATAAAGCACTGACGTTTCCACAGATGCTGGTCATCGGCCTGATCGCCGCAGTTGGTACAGGTGCACTCTTTGCACCCGTTGCCATGGTCAGTGCAGCGGGACCTTCAGCAGTGATTGGCTGGGTAATTGGAGCCATAATGTATGCATTCGTATCCCTAACCTTTGTAGAACTTTCAAAGACCTATCCGGAAGCCGGGGGGCCTTCCAGATATTCTCTTTACACGCATGGCCGTTTTACCAATGCACTCAATGCATTTGCCAGTTTGATATGGTATATATTCATACCGCCGATAGAGGCTCTCGCCACTGTTGAAGGTCTTCAGTACCTGTACCCTCATTTCATCTCAAGTACGGGTGCGCCGACGCTGCTCGGTGCAGGTCTTGGTGTTGTGATCCTTTTGCTGTTCCTTCCGCTTAACTACTTCGGTGTCAGAGCGTTCGGGAGATACTCGTTTTATATAGGAATAATAAAACTTCTGGCTTACCTTCTGGCGGCCTTTGGGATGGCATTCGTATTCTTCAGGTTTCAGAATTTTTATGCGTATAAAGGAGGGTTTGCACCATTTGGCTTTTCTGGCATACTCTTTGCTATACCATTCGCAATGTTTGCCTTTGGCGGTATAAGGGTAGTCCCAGATTACTCAGAAGAGACAACGGAGACAAAGGAAAAGAGGTTCCTTGGCAGAACCATAATATACACCGTTCTGGGTCAGTCGCTAATATACATACTCTTTTCCATTGTATTCATAGCAGGTGTTAAGTGGTCTGCAATAGGTGGAGGTATATCGCCAGGATCCTGGGGAGTTCTGGATACCGTTATAACTGAGAATCCATTTGTATACCTGGCAAGTACGTTCCATTCCTATCCGGTTCTTATAATCGTGCTGATAGTCTCCATACTTGGTCCGTTTGTCACAGGCTATGTTTACGTAGGCGGAGGTGCCAGAGTCCTACTCGCAACGGCAAGATCCAAGATAATGTCCTCCTCTATGAAGAAACTAAGTGAGACCTACGCCGTTCCATACTGGGCAATAATTGCATTTGTTGTAGTTGGAGCCATCGTTGCATTCATCTCAGCGCCTGTTCCAGGTATTTACGCCCTGCTAACAGATGCCGTGGTTGCAGGATATCTCGGCTTTGCAGTAACTCCGGTTTCTATGATAGTAAGCAGGCGCCAGTCAATGACTAAAGAGAGCGACAGGATACCGGGAGGACCGGCTATTGCAGTTATAGCCTTCGTGAGTTCCTCACTTATAGCATTCTGGAGTGGGTGGCCCTCAGTACCGTATGCACTGCTCATATTGACTATAACCATGGTCGTGTTTGGCGCAGTGTTCAAGATAAAAGAACATTTTGTGAACTCATTATGGTACATACTCTACATGGTGTTCATATTGGTGATGTCGTACATCGGTAGCGATGGAGCGCTCAACATCATATCGTTCATCACATCGACGATAATCGTGGTGCTTGTGTCTGCGATTGTCTTCTTCCCATGGGGTATAATTTCAGGGCTCAAAGAGGCGTATGTACCAGAGGGGCAGATACTTCCAGAATTAGACTGA
- a CDS encoding transketolase: protein METYQVDLSEIALRIRREIVRMVYSAQSGHPGGSLSIADILTVLYFKEMNIDPKNPTDPKRDRLILSKGHASPALYATLAIRGFFPISELSGFRKIDSHLEGHVSREIPGVEVSTGSLGQGLGVGVGMALAGRLDHLDYHVYVILGDGEMEEGNVWESLMAGYKYNLRNLTAILDRNGIQLDGYTRDIMPLHDIHSMVESFGWNVIEIDGHSFSEIESAIEKSKTSERPTFIIANTVKGKGVDFMENNPKYHGSPPESEELYRRAMRQLGEEL from the coding sequence ATGGAAACCTATCAGGTAGACTTGAGCGAGATTGCCCTCCGGATAAGGAGGGAGATAGTAAGGATGGTCTACAGTGCTCAGAGTGGCCATCCTGGTGGTTCCTTAAGCATCGCTGATATTCTAACAGTTCTATATTTTAAGGAGATGAATATCGATCCGAAGAACCCTACAGATCCGAAGAGAGACCGTCTCATTCTGAGCAAGGGACATGCATCTCCTGCCCTTTATGCGACACTGGCGATTCGTGGCTTTTTCCCTATTTCAGAACTCTCCGGTTTCAGAAAGATAGATTCCCATCTGGAGGGTCATGTTTCAAGAGAGATCCCCGGCGTTGAGGTATCCACCGGTTCACTCGGTCAGGGTCTGGGTGTAGGTGTGGGGATGGCTCTGGCCGGACGGCTGGATCACCTGGATTATCATGTTTACGTCATACTTGGAGACGGAGAAATGGAGGAAGGGAATGTCTGGGAATCCCTCATGGCTGGATACAAATATAATCTCAGAAATCTAACTGCGATTCTTGACCGGAATGGCATACAGCTTGACGGATATACAAGAGACATAATGCCGTTGCACGATATACATTCAATGGTTGAAAGCTTTGGATGGAACGTGATCGAAATCGACGGGCACAGCTTCAGTGAGATAGAGAGTGCCATCGAAAAATCGAAGACATCGGAGAGGCCAACGTTCATAATCGCGAACACAGTGAAGGGAAAGGGTGTCGACTTCATGGAGAACAATCCCAAATACCATGGCAGTCCTCCGGAATCGGAAGAACTCTACAGAAGAGCTATGAGACAGCTTGGTGAGGAACTATGA
- a CDS encoding transketolase family protein has translation MKSDSLRDAYGKELVKLGSKDADIVVLDADLSSSTKTGYFANAFPDRFFNMGISEQSMVTTAAGLALSGKKPFVSTFAIFLTRTYEQIRQSVCYNNAPVRFVVTHGGITVGEDGATHQIVEDVGIMSGLPNMNVIVPSDSIETRSVIDYLANVDKPHYVRLSREKFPVINEEDYEFRMGKSVTMKDGTDLTIIADGVMVSKSMEAAEQLKKQGISARVINMSSIKPIDRDVIIRSARETGHIVTAEEHSVYNGLGSRVAEVVSESYPVPVRRIGMRDTFGKSGKAWELFSYFHMDVKDIINEAMTCLEEKSYENIP, from the coding sequence ATGAAATCGGATAGCCTGAGAGACGCCTACGGAAAGGAACTTGTAAAGCTTGGTTCCAAGGACGCTGATATAGTTGTGCTTGATGCTGATCTCTCCTCATCCACAAAAACTGGTTATTTTGCAAATGCATTTCCTGACAGGTTCTTCAACATGGGCATATCTGAACAGTCCATGGTGACGACTGCGGCCGGATTGGCCTTATCCGGAAAGAAGCCATTCGTTTCTACTTTTGCCATTTTCTTAACGAGGACCTATGAACAGATCAGGCAGTCCGTTTGTTACAATAATGCACCTGTACGATTCGTTGTGACGCACGGTGGTATAACTGTTGGAGAGGATGGAGCGACGCATCAGATCGTCGAAGATGTGGGCATAATGTCCGGTCTTCCCAATATGAATGTGATAGTACCATCAGATTCAATAGAAACCAGGAGCGTAATCGATTATCTGGCAAATGTGGATAAACCGCACTACGTCCGACTGAGCAGGGAGAAATTCCCCGTCATCAATGAAGAGGACTATGAATTCAGGATGGGAAAATCAGTCACTATGAAGGATGGAACCGATCTGACAATTATAGCAGATGGTGTCATGGTTTCAAAATCCATGGAGGCGGCCGAACAGCTCAAGAAGCAAGGCATAAGTGCTCGAGTCATAAATATGTCTTCAATAAAGCCCATCGACAGAGACGTCATAATAAGATCCGCAAGGGAGACGGGGCATATAGTCACAGCTGAGGAGCATTCCGTATACAACGGTCTGGGAAGTCGCGTTGCTGAGGTGGTCTCAGAGTCCTATCCTGTTCCTGTAAGGCGCATAGGCATGAGGGATACTTTCGGTAAATCTGGAAAGGCATGGGAACTGTTTTCCTATTTCCACATGGATGTTAAAGATATAATAAACGAAGCCATGACCTGCCTGGAGGAGAAGAGCTATGAAAATATTCCTTGA
- the fsa gene encoding fructose-6-phosphate aldolase: protein MKIFLDTANIDEIRTGVSWGIVDGVTTNPTLISKEAVNGKKYGDIIREILKTVDGPVSVEVVSTKYEGMVEEARKIHGLGDNAVVKIPMTEDGLRAIRTLTSEHINTNCTLVFNPIQALLAAKAGATYVSPFVGRLDDIGEDGMQIIDMIRTIFNNYIIKTQILVASIRNPIHVLRSAVIGADVVTVPFSVLKSLMKHPKTDEGLAKFLEDWKKVSPDGKLVL, encoded by the coding sequence ATGAAAATATTCCTTGACACCGCAAATATAGATGAGATAAGGACGGGTGTAAGCTGGGGTATAGTGGATGGCGTCACGACAAATCCAACACTTATATCTAAAGAAGCCGTCAACGGTAAGAAGTATGGTGATATCATACGGGAGATATTGAAAACGGTTGACGGGCCGGTCAGCGTTGAGGTGGTTTCGACAAAATACGAGGGCATGGTGGAAGAGGCCAGAAAGATCCATGGGCTTGGTGACAATGCAGTGGTGAAGATACCCATGACTGAGGATGGTCTGCGTGCAATAAGGACGCTTACGTCCGAACATATAAACACTAACTGCACGCTTGTTTTCAATCCAATTCAGGCGCTGCTGGCTGCGAAGGCTGGAGCCACCTACGTATCACCCTTTGTCGGAAGGCTGGATGACATAGGGGAAGATGGCATGCAGATCATAGATATGATCAGAACGATATTCAACAATTACATCATCAAGACACAGATCCTGGTGGCCTCAATCCGAAATCCAATCCATGTGCTCAGATCCGCTGTCATTGGGGCAGATGTTGTCACCGTACCGTTTTCGGTGCTGAAGTCTCTTATGAAGCATCCAAAAACAGATGAAGGCTTGGCAAAATTCCTGGAGGACTGGAAGAAAGTTTCTCCTGATGGAAAACTTGTTCTATAG
- a CDS encoding dihydrodipicolinate synthase family protein — MPLKIVPVLTPFNGGQIDEEKFRNHCKRLLDDHVDMIFVAGTNGMGPSLSFQERAQLAEYCSDIPGKVIFQVGSLNLEESIELAKIAKNKNFYAVAAIPPYYFGGIPDEWIVRYYTEISSITDTFIYNYPKFTGYDVNAKMALEIRRHGGNIIGVKDTVNDIDHMMRYKYLLDDFMVFSGPSTYILYAALNGLDGAVAAAGNYATRMFVEILGDTARFGRINQMVINEIIDIASRYGQWASNYSLVRILRGYDAGNPRPPFYPLDPESEEKLKREVQAVLKRYRK, encoded by the coding sequence ATGCCATTGAAAATTGTGCCCGTGCTGACTCCATTCAATGGAGGACAAATAGACGAAGAGAAATTCAGAAATCACTGCAAAAGACTACTGGATGATCATGTAGATATGATATTTGTTGCCGGTACAAACGGAATGGGACCTTCACTGTCATTTCAGGAGAGAGCGCAGCTAGCTGAATACTGTTCAGATATTCCCGGAAAGGTCATATTTCAGGTGGGTTCACTCAATCTAGAGGAGAGTATCGAACTTGCCAAGATCGCTAAGAATAAGAACTTTTACGCCGTGGCTGCTATACCTCCATATTATTTCGGTGGCATACCTGATGAATGGATTGTACGGTATTACACAGAGATATCCTCAATCACCGATACTTTCATCTACAATTATCCAAAGTTCACAGGATACGATGTCAACGCAAAGATGGCACTTGAGATAAGGCGCCATGGTGGGAATATAATCGGGGTTAAGGATACGGTGAATGATATCGACCATATGATGAGATACAAATACCTGCTTGATGATTTTATGGTATTCTCTGGTCCGAGTACGTATATTCTCTATGCTGCATTGAATGGTTTAGATGGTGCAGTTGCTGCAGCTGGAAATTATGCTACTAGGATGTTCGTTGAGATTCTTGGGGATACGGCAAGATTCGGTAGAATAAATCAGATGGTGATAAATGAAATAATAGACATTGCCTCAAGATATGGGCAGTGGGCTTCCAATTATAGCCTTGTAAGGATACTCAGAGGGTACGATGCAGGTAATCCGAGGCCACCTTTCTATCCGCTGGATCCTGAAAGCGAAGAAAAACTAAAACGTGAAGTGCAGGCTGTACTGAAGAGATACAGGAAATGA